A genomic region of Staphylococcus roterodami contains the following coding sequences:
- a CDS encoding YkyA family protein, producing MKFGKTVAVVLASSVLLAGCTTDKKEIKAYIEQMDKIKKDEEPIKSVGKKIAELDEKKNKLTSNANSQDASVREKAVKDLIKNADERLKEFKKEEDAIKKSEQDYKKAGSHIDTIGNDVKRKEVEQLNDALKEKYKMHVKYTETYKTAVNSEKTLFEYLRQSDATQQGVREKEKTIGQNYKKLKEVTDKYSKVQNKVAREKQDVDQFV from the coding sequence ATGAAATTTGGAAAAACAGTCGCAGTAGTATTAGCATCAAGTGTCTTACTTGCCGGATGTACTACGGATAAAAAAGAAATCAAGGCGTATATAGAACAAATGGATAAAATTAAGAAAGATGAAGAACCAATTAAATCAGTTGGTAAAAAGATTGCTGAATTAGATGAGAAAAAGAATAAACTAACTTCTAATGCAAATAGTCAAGATGCATCAGTCCGAGAAAAAGCAGTCAAAGATTTAATTAAAAATGCAGATGAACGACTCAAGGAATTTAAAAAAGAAGAGGATGCAATTAAAAAATCGGAACAAGACTATAAAAAAGCAGGGAGTCATATCGATACCATTGGTAATGATGTAAAACGAAAAGAAGTAGAGCAGCTTAATGATGCGTTAAAAGAAAAATATAAGATGCATGTTAAATATACAGAAACATATAAAACAGCTGTTAATTCAGAAAAAACTTTGTTTGAATATTTAAGACAAAGTGATGCTACACAACAAGGTGTTAGAGAAAAAGAAAAAACAATCGGACAAAACTATAAGAAATTAAAAGAAGTAACAGATAAATATTCAAAAGTACAAAATAAGGTTGCAAGAGAAAAACAAGATGTAGATCAGTTCGTATAA
- the pdhA gene encoding pyruvate dehydrogenase (acetyl-transferring) E1 component subunit alpha: MAPKLQAQFDAVKVLNDTQSKFEMVQILDENGNVVNEDLVPDLTDEQLVELMERMVWTRILDQRSISLNRQGRLGFYAPTAGQEASQLASQYALEKEDYILPGYRDVPQIIWHGLPLTEAFLFSRGHFKGNQFPEGVNALSPQIIIGAQYIQAAGVAFALKKRGKKAVAITYTGDGGSSQGDFYEGINFASAYKAPAIFVIQNNNYAISTPRSKQTAAETLAQKAIAVGIPGIQVDGMDALAVYQATKEARDRAVAGEGPTLIETMTYRYGPHTMAGDDPTRYRTSDEDAEWEKKDPLVRFRKFLENKGLWNEEKENEVIERAKSDIKAAIKEADNTEKQTVTSLMEIMYEDMPQNLAEQYEIYKEKESK, translated from the coding sequence ATGGCTCCTAAGTTACAAGCCCAATTCGATGCAGTAAAAGTTTTAAATGATACTCAATCGAAATTTGAAATGGTTCAAATTTTGGATGAGAATGGTAACGTCGTAAATGAAGACTTAGTACCTGATCTTACGGATGAACAATTAGTAGAATTAATGGAAAGAATGGTATGGACTCGTATCCTTGATCAACGTTCAATCTCATTAAACAGACAAGGACGTTTAGGTTTCTATGCACCAACTGCTGGTCAAGAAGCATCACAATTAGCGTCTCAATACGCTTTAGAAAAAGAAGATTACATCTTACCTGGATACAGAGATGTTCCTCAAATTATTTGGCATGGTTTACCATTAACAGAAGCTTTCTTATTCTCAAGAGGTCACTTCAAAGGAAATCAATTCCCTGAAGGTGTTAATGCATTAAGCCCACAAATCATTATTGGTGCGCAATATATCCAAGCTGCTGGTGTTGCTTTCGCACTTAAAAAACGTGGTAAAAAAGCAGTTGCAATCACATACACTGGTGACGGTGGTTCATCACAAGGTGATTTCTATGAAGGTATTAACTTTGCATCAGCTTATAAAGCACCTGCAATTTTCGTTATTCAAAATAATAACTATGCAATTTCAACTCCAAGAAGCAAGCAAACTGCTGCTGAGACATTAGCTCAAAAAGCAATTGCTGTAGGTATTCCTGGTATCCAAGTTGATGGTATGGATGCATTAGCTGTATATCAAGCAACTAAAGAAGCTCGTGATCGCGCTGTTGCAGGCGAAGGTCCAACATTAATAGAAACTATGACTTACCGTTATGGTCCACATACAATGGCTGGTGACGATCCAACTCGTTACAGAACTTCAGATGAAGATGCTGAATGGGAGAAAAAAGATCCATTAGTACGTTTCCGTAAATTCCTTGAAAACAAAGGTTTATGGAATGAAGAAAAAGAAAATGAAGTTATTGAACGTGCAAAATCTGATATTAAAGCAGCAATCAAAGAGGCTGATAACACTGAAAAACAAACTGTTACTTCTCTAATGGAAATTATGTATGAAGATATGCCTCAAAACTTAGCAGAACAATATGAAATTTACAAAGAGAAGGAGTCGAAGTAA
- a CDS encoding alpha-ketoacid dehydrogenase subunit beta, with protein sequence MAQMTMVQAINDALKTELKNDQDVLIFGEDVGVNGGVFRVTEGLQKEFGEDRVFDTPLAESGIGGLAMGLAVEGFRPVMEVQFLGFVFEVFDAIAGQIARTRFRSGGTKTAPVTIRSPFGGGVHTPELHADNLEGILAQSPGLKVVIPSGPYDAKGLLISSIRSNDPVVYLEHMKLYRSFREEVPEEEYTIDIGKANVKKEGNDISIITYGAMVQESMKAAEELEKDGYSVEVIDLRTVQPLDVDTIVASVEKTGRALVVQEAQRQAGVGAAVVAEISERAILSLEAPIGRVAATDTIYPFTQAENVWLPNKNDIIEKAKETLEF encoded by the coding sequence ATGGCACAAATGACAATGGTTCAAGCGATTAATGACGCGCTTAAAACTGAACTTAAAAATGACCAAGATGTATTAATTTTTGGTGAAGACGTTGGTGTTAACGGCGGTGTTTTCCGTGTTACTGAAGGACTACAAAAAGAATTTGGTGAAGATAGAGTATTCGATACACCATTAGCTGAATCTGGAATCGGTGGTTTAGCAATGGGTCTTGCAGTTGAAGGATTCCGTCCAGTTATGGAAGTACAATTCTTAGGTTTCGTATTTGAAGTATTTGATGCAATTGCTGGACAAATTGCTCGTACACGTTTCCGTTCAGGTGGTACTAAAACTGCACCTGTTACAATTCGTAGCCCATTCGGCGGTGGCGTTCACACACCTGAATTACACGCAGATAACTTAGAAGGTATTTTAGCTCAATCTCCTGGTCTTAAAGTTGTAATTCCTTCAGGCCCATATGACGCTAAAGGTTTATTAATTTCTTCTATTAGAAGTAATGATCCAGTAGTATATTTAGAACATATGAAATTATATCGTTCATTCCGTGAAGAAGTACCTGAAGAAGAATATACAATTGACATTGGTAAAGCGAATGTTAAAAAAGAAGGTAACGACATTTCAATCATCACTTATGGTGCAATGGTTCAAGAATCAATGAAAGCTGCAGAAGAGCTTGAAAAAGATGGTTACTCTGTTGAAGTTATTGACTTACGTACTGTTCAACCACTTGATGTAGATACAATAGTTGCTTCAGTTGAAAAAACTGGACGTGCACTTGTTGTTCAAGAAGCACAACGTCAAGCAGGTGTTGGTGCAGCAGTAGTGGCTGAAATTAGTGAACGTGCAATCCTTTCATTAGAAGCTCCAATCGGAAGAGTTGCAGCGACAGATACTATTTACCCATTCACACAAGCTGAAAATGTTTGGTTACCAAACAAAAACGACATCATCGAAAAAGCAAAAGAAACTTTAGAATTTTAA
- a CDS encoding 2-oxo acid dehydrogenase subunit E2 — translation MAFEFRLPDIGEGIHEGEIVKWFVKAGDTIEEDDVLAEVQNDKSVVEIPSPVSGTVEEVVVEEGTVAVVGDVIVRIDAPDAEDMQFKGHDDDSSAKEEPAKEEAPAEQAPAVTQSEEVDENRTVKAMPSVRKYAREKGVNIKAVPGSGKNGRITKEDVDAYLNGGAPAATNESATSASTEEVAETPAAVSLEGDFPETTEKIPAMRRAIAKAMVNSKHTAPHVTLMDEIDVQALWDHRKKFKEIAAEQGTKLTFLPYVVKALVSALKKYPALNTSFNEEAGEIVHKHYWNIGIAADTDRGLLVPVVKHADRKSIFQISDEINELAVKARDGKLTADEMKGATCTISNIGSAGGQWFTPVINHPEVAILGIGRIAQKPIVKDGEIVAAPVLALSLSFDHRQIDGATGQNAMNHIKRLLNNPELLLMEG, via the coding sequence GTGGCATTTGAATTTAGATTACCCGATATCGGGGAAGGTATCCACGAAGGTGAAATTGTAAAATGGTTTGTTAAAGCTGGAGATACTATTGAAGAAGACGATGTTTTAGCAGAAGTACAAAACGACAAATCAGTAGTAGAAATTCCTTCACCAGTTTCTGGTACTGTAGAAGAAGTAGTTGTTGAAGAAGGTACAGTAGCTGTAGTAGGTGATGTAATTGTTAGAATCGATGCACCAGATGCAGAAGATATGCAATTTAAAGGTCATGATGATGATTCATCAGCTAAAGAAGAACCAGCTAAAGAAGAAGCGCCAGCTGAACAAGCACCAGCAGTAACTCAAAGTGAAGAAGTAGATGAAAACAGAACTGTAAAAGCAATGCCATCAGTGCGTAAATACGCTCGTGAAAAAGGTGTTAACATTAAAGCAGTTCCAGGTTCAGGTAAAAATGGTCGTATTACTAAAGAAGATGTTGATGCATACTTAAATGGTGGTGCACCAGCAGCTACTAATGAATCAGCTACTTCAGCTTCAACTGAAGAAGTTGCTGAAACACCAGCAGCAGTATCATTAGAAGGTGACTTCCCAGAAACAACTGAAAAAATCCCAGCTATGCGTAGAGCAATTGCAAAAGCAATGGTTAACTCTAAACATACTGCGCCTCACGTAACATTAATGGATGAAATTGATGTTCAAGCATTATGGGATCACCGTAAGAAATTTAAAGAAATTGCAGCTGAACAAGGTACTAAATTAACATTCTTACCTTATGTTGTTAAAGCACTTGTTTCTGCATTGAAAAAATACCCAGCACTTAACACTTCATTCAATGAAGAAGCTGGTGAAATCGTTCATAAACATTACTGGAATATTGGTATTGCAGCAGACACTGATAGAGGATTATTAGTACCTGTTGTTAAACATGCTGATCGTAAGTCTATTTTCCAAATTTCAGATGAAATTAATGAATTAGCTGTTAAAGCACGTGATGGTAAATTAACAGCCGATGAAATGAAAGGTGCTACATGCACAATCAGTAATATCGGTTCAGCTGGTGGACAATGGTTCACTCCAGTTATCAATCACCCAGAAGTAGCAATCTTAGGAATTGGCCGTATTGCTCAAAAACCAATCGTTAAAGATGGTGAAATTGTTGCTGCACCAGTATTAGCATTATCATTAAGCTTTGACCACAGACAAATCGATGGTGCAACTGGACAAAATGCAATGAATCATATTAAACGTTTATTAAATAATCCAGAATTATTATTAATGGAGGGGTAA
- the lpdA gene encoding dihydrolipoyl dehydrogenase, with product MVVGDFPIETDTIVIGAGPGGYVAAIRAAQLGQKVTIVEKGNLGGVCLNVGCIPSKALLHASHRFVEAQHSENLGVIAESVSLNFQKVQEFKSSVVNKLTGGVEGLLKGNKVNIVKGEAYFVDNNSLRVMDEKSAQTYNFKNAIIATGSRPIEIPNFKFGKRVIDSTGALNLQEVPGKLVVVGGGYIGSELGTAFANFGSEVTILEGAKDILGGFEKQMTQPVKKGMKEKGVEIVTEAMAKSAEETDNGVKVTYEAKGEEKTIEADYVLVTVGRRPNTDELGLEELGIKFADRGLLEVDKQSRTSISNIYAIGDIVPGLPLAHKASYEAKVAAEAIDGQAAEVDYIGMPAVCFTEPELATVGYSEAQAKEEGLAIKASKFPYAANGRALSLDDTNGFVKLITLKEDDTLIGAQVVGTGASDIISELGLAIEAGMNAEDIALTIHAHPTLGEMTMEAAEKAIGYPIHTM from the coding sequence ATGGTAGTTGGAGATTTCCCAATTGAAACAGATACTATAGTAATCGGAGCAGGTCCTGGTGGATACGTTGCAGCAATTCGTGCAGCTCAATTAGGACAAAAAGTAACAATCGTTGAGAAAGGTAATTTAGGTGGTGTATGCTTAAACGTTGGTTGTATTCCTTCTAAAGCATTACTACATGCTTCTCACCGTTTTGTTGAAGCGCAACATTCTGAAAACTTAGGTGTTATTGCTGAGAGCGTTTCATTAAACTTCCAAAAAGTTCAAGAATTCAAGTCATCAGTTGTAAACAAATTAACTGGTGGTGTTGAAGGCTTACTTAAAGGTAACAAAGTAAACATCGTTAAAGGTGAAGCATATTTCGTAGATAACAATAGCTTACGTGTTATGGACGAAAAAAGTGCGCAAACATACAACTTTAAAAATGCAATCATTGCAACAGGTTCAAGACCAATTGAAATTCCTAATTTCAAATTTGGTAAACGTGTTATCGACTCAACAGGTGCTTTAAACTTACAAGAAGTACCAGGAAAATTAGTTGTAGTTGGTGGAGGATACATTGGTTCTGAGTTAGGTACAGCATTTGCTAACTTTGGTTCAGAAGTAACTATCCTTGAAGGTGCTAAAGATATTTTAGGTGGCTTCGAAAAACAAATGACACAACCTGTTAAAAAAGGTATGAAAGAAAAAGGTGTTGAAATCGTTACTGAGGCTATGGCTAAATCAGCTGAAGAAACAGATAACGGTGTTAAAGTTACTTATGAAGCTAAAGGTGAAGAAAAAACAATCGAAGCTGATTATGTATTAGTAACTGTAGGTCGTCGTCCAAATACTGATGAATTAGGTCTTGAAGAATTAGGCATTAAATTTGCAGATCGTGGATTATTAGAAGTTGACAAACAAAGCCGTACTTCTATCAGCAATATCTATGCAATTGGTGATATCGTTCCAGGTTTACCACTTGCTCACAAAGCTAGCTATGAAGCTAAAGTTGCTGCTGAAGCAATTGATGGTCAAGCTGCTGAAGTGGATTATATTGGTATGCCAGCAGTATGCTTTACTGAACCAGAATTAGCTACAGTTGGTTATTCAGAAGCACAAGCTAAAGAAGAAGGTTTAGCAATTAAAGCTTCTAAATTCCCATACGCAGCAAATGGTCGTGCTTTATCATTAGATGACACTAACGGATTTGTTAAACTTATTACACTTAAAGAAGATGATACTTTAATTGGTGCTCAAGTAGTAGGTACTGGTGCATCAGATATTATCTCTGAGTTAGGTTTAGCAATTGAAGCTGGTATGAATGCTGAAGATATCGCATTAACTATCCATGCGCATCCAACATTAGGTGAGATGACTATGGAAGCAGCTGAAAAAGCTATCGGATACCCAATCCATACAATGTAA
- a CDS encoding UPF0223 family protein, translating to MEYEYPIDLDWSNEEMLSVITFFNHVEKYYESGVNAGKFMQAYKIFKSIVPGKAEEKQIFNTFEKSSGYNSYKALQNVKTHSEDQYVTAK from the coding sequence ATGGAATATGAATATCCAATCGATTTAGACTGGAGCAACGAGGAAATGCTTTCAGTAATAACATTTTTTAATCATGTTGAAAAATATTATGAGTCAGGAGTTAATGCAGGAAAATTTATGCAAGCGTATAAAATATTTAAATCAATAGTCCCTGGCAAAGCGGAAGAGAAGCAAATCTTCAACACATTTGAAAAAAGTAGCGGGTACAATAGCTACAAAGCTTTACAAAATGTTAAAACGCACTCTGAAGATCAATATGTGACAGCAAAATAA
- a CDS encoding XRE family transcriptional regulator: MNIGNKIKNLRRIKNLTQEELAERTDLSKGYISQIESEHASPSMETFLNIIEVLGTTPSDFFKDTENEKVLYKKADQVIYDEYDEGYILNWLVSKSNEYDMEPLILTLKPGASYKTFNPSESDTFIYCMSGQITLNLGKEIYQAHEEDVLYFKARDNHRLSNESNVETRILIVATASYL, encoded by the coding sequence ATGAACATAGGTAATAAAATTAAAAATCTTAGAAGAATTAAAAATCTCACGCAAGAAGAACTTGCTGAACGTACAGACTTATCAAAAGGATATATATCACAAATTGAAAGTGAACATGCATCGCCAAGTATGGAAACATTTTTAAACATCATTGAGGTATTAGGAACAACACCCAGTGATTTTTTTAAAGATACTGAAAATGAAAAAGTGTTATATAAGAAGGCAGATCAAGTTATTTATGATGAATATGATGAAGGTTACATATTAAATTGGTTAGTATCTAAATCAAACGAATATGATATGGAGCCATTGATTCTGACGTTAAAGCCTGGCGCTTCATATAAAACTTTTAATCCTTCAGAGTCTGATACATTTATTTATTGCATGTCAGGTCAAATTACACTTAATTTAGGTAAAGAAATATATCAAGCACATGAAGAAGACGTTTTGTATTTTAAAGCACGTGACAATCATCGCTTATCTAATGAATCAAACGTTGAAACACGAATACTTATTGTAGCAACAGCTTCATATTTATAG
- a CDS encoding ABC transporter ATP-binding protein: MEPLLSFKSVSKSYDDLNILDDIDIDIESGYFYTLLGPSGCGKTTILKLIAGFEYPDSGEVIYQNKPIGNLPPNKRKVNTVFQDYALFPHLNVYDNIAFGLKLKKLSKAQIDQKVKEALKLVKLSGYEKRNINEMSGGQKQRVAIARAIVNEPEILLLDESLSALDLKLRTEMQYELRELQSRLGITFIFVTHDQEEALALSDYLFVLKDGKIQQFGTPTDIYDEPVNRFVADFIGESNIVEGRMVRDYVVNIYGQDFECVDMGIPANKKVEVVIRPEDISLIKAEEGLFKATVDSMLFRGVHYEICCIDRKGYEWVIQTTKKAEVGSEVGLYFDPEAIHIMVPGETEEEFDKRIESYEEVDNA; encoded by the coding sequence ATGGAACCATTATTATCATTTAAATCAGTTAGTAAAAGCTATGATGATCTTAATATCTTAGACGATATAGATATTGATATTGAATCGGGATACTTTTATACATTATTAGGTCCTTCAGGTTGTGGAAAAACAACAATTTTAAAATTAATAGCAGGGTTTGAGTATCCGGATAGTGGTGAAGTAATTTATCAAAACAAACCAATAGGAAACTTACCGCCAAATAAACGAAAAGTGAATACAGTCTTTCAAGATTATGCATTGTTTCCACATTTAAATGTTTATGATAATATTGCTTTCGGTTTAAAATTAAAAAAATTATCAAAAGCACAAATCGATCAAAAAGTAAAAGAAGCATTAAAGTTAGTTAAACTATCAGGTTATGAGAAACGCAACATTAATGAAATGAGTGGTGGACAAAAGCAACGTGTCGCGATTGCACGTGCTATTGTAAATGAGCCAGAAATTTTATTATTAGATGAATCCTTATCTGCCTTAGATTTAAAATTACGTACTGAAATGCAATATGAATTAAGAGAATTACAATCACGCCTAGGGATTACTTTTATATTCGTAACGCATGATCAAGAAGAAGCTTTGGCACTAAGTGATTATCTATTTGTGTTGAAAGATGGGAAAATTCAACAATTTGGTACACCTACAGATATTTATGATGAGCCTGTCAATCGATTTGTAGCTGATTTTATAGGAGAGTCCAACATAGTTGAAGGGCGCATGGTTAGAGATTATGTTGTGAATATTTATGGGCAAGATTTTGAATGTGTTGATATGGGTATTCCTGCAAACAAAAAAGTAGAAGTCGTTATTCGACCAGAAGATATTTCGTTAATTAAAGCGGAAGAAGGTTTGTTTAAAGCAACAGTTGATTCTATGTTATTTAGAGGAGTGCACTATGAAATATGTTGTATTGACCGTAAAGGATATGAATGGGTAATACAAACGACTAAAAAAGCTGAAGTAGGCAGTGAAGTTGGTCTTTATTTCGACCCTGAAGCAATACACATTATGGTGCCAGGTGAGACTGAAGAAGAATTTGATAAACGTATTGAAAGTTACGAGGAAGTTGACAATGCGTAA
- a CDS encoding ABC transporter permease has product MRNTNKLLLIPYLLWMVIFIIIPVVLLVYFSFLDINGHFSFTNYQQIFTTKYLKMFAYSILYATLITIITLVISYPATYYITRSKFQNILLMIMIIPTWINLLLKTYAFIGLLSHDGVINQFFHLFNLPSFNLLFTTGAFLIVASYIYIPFMILPIFNSMKAIPNNLLQASSDLGASPFYTFRKVIMPLTKEGVMTGIQVTFIPSLSLFMITRLIAGNKVINIGTAIEEQFLTIQNYGMGSTIAIFLIVFMAFILIITKSSNGRG; this is encoded by the coding sequence ATGCGTAATACTAATAAATTACTTTTAATTCCATACTTATTATGGATGGTCATATTTATTATTATACCTGTAGTATTACTTGTTTATTTTTCATTTTTAGATATTAATGGACACTTCAGCTTCACTAATTATCAACAAATTTTCACTACTAAATATTTGAAAATGTTTGCATATTCAATTTTATATGCGACTTTGATTACAATTATCACGCTGGTAATTAGTTATCCAGCGACTTATTACATTACTCGCTCAAAATTTCAAAATATCTTGTTAATGATAATGATTATTCCAACATGGATAAATTTATTGTTAAAGACATATGCTTTTATTGGATTATTAAGTCATGATGGTGTAATAAATCAATTTTTTCACTTATTTAATTTACCGTCGTTTAATTTATTATTTACAACAGGTGCTTTTTTAATAGTGGCGAGTTACATTTATATACCATTTATGATTTTACCCATCTTTAATAGTATGAAAGCAATACCAAATAATTTATTACAAGCATCTAGTGATTTAGGAGCTAGTCCTTTTTATACATTTAGAAAAGTGATTATGCCATTGACAAAAGAAGGTGTCATGACTGGTATTCAAGTAACTTTTATTCCATCATTATCTCTATTTATGATTACACGCTTAATTGCAGGTAACAAAGTGATAAATATTGGTACGGCAATAGAAGAACAATTTTTAACAATTCAAAATTATGGAATGGGGTCAACTATAGCGATATTCCTTATTGTATTTATGGCATTCATTTTAATCATTACAAAATCGTCTAATGGGAGAGGGTGA
- a CDS encoding ABC transporter permease, with product MKWYGKLYIGILLAILYIPIFFLMFYSFNSAGNMIHFEHFTLEHYQSLFQNDHLMSVIFNTIAVALIAASISTIIGTFGAIAIYYLRNKQFKVTLLTLNNVLMVSSDVVIGASFLIMFTTIGHFTGLGLGFWTVLTSHIAFCIPIVVIIVLPQLYEMNNNMLNAARDLGATEPQLLSNVIIPNILPSIIGGFFMALTYSLDDFTVSFFVTGNGFSVLSVEVYAMARKGISMEINAISTLLFAVIVLGILGYYLIQYVINKKKLMKRGVK from the coding sequence ATGAAATGGTATGGAAAGTTATATATAGGAATATTATTAGCAATTTTATACATCCCTATATTCTTCTTAATGTTCTATTCATTTAATTCGGCAGGTAATATGATTCACTTTGAACATTTTACATTAGAACATTATCAATCTTTATTTCAAAATGACCATTTAATGTCTGTCATTTTTAATACGATTGCTGTGGCTCTTATAGCTGCATCTATATCTACAATTATCGGAACTTTTGGTGCAATTGCAATTTATTATTTAAGAAATAAGCAATTTAAAGTGACTCTTTTAACGCTTAATAATGTGTTAATGGTGTCATCAGATGTAGTCATAGGTGCTTCATTTTTAATTATGTTTACAACTATCGGTCATTTCACAGGGCTAGGATTAGGCTTTTGGACAGTACTTACGTCGCACATTGCATTTTGTATTCCAATAGTCGTTATTATCGTATTACCGCAACTTTATGAAATGAATAACAACATGTTAAACGCTGCAAGAGATTTAGGGGCAACTGAGCCACAATTGTTGAGTAATGTCATCATTCCCAATATTTTACCGTCAATCATAGGTGGATTCTTTATGGCTTTAACTTATTCATTAGATGACTTTACTGTAAGCTTCTTCGTAACTGGAAATGGCTTTAGTGTTCTGTCTGTTGAAGTGTATGCGATGGCACGTAAAGGAATTAGTATGGAAATAAATGCAATTTCGACATTATTATTTGCAGTCATTGTATTAGGTATACTTGGATATTATTTAATTCAATATGTGATTAATAAGAAAAAGCTAATGAAACGAGGTGTAAAATAA
- a CDS encoding spermidine/putrescine ABC transporter substrate-binding protein, whose amino-acid sequence MKRFLQLIIGALVVGMICLAVSHWFKSKEQVHTNQKIYVYNWGEYIDPDLIKKFEKETGIQVVYETFDSNEAMEAKIRNGGTHYDVAFPSEYTVQKLKRDNLLLPINHKKVPNIKNLDPDYMNMSFDKGNKYSLPYFFGTVGILYNKEKYPNETFDSWKSLYNPKFKNQILLVDGAREIMDMSLNKLGYNLNDRNSQHLKEAERDLTKLSPQVRGVVGDEITMMLQQNEGNIAVVWSGVAAPLVQEGDKYNYVIPKEGSNLWFDNMVIPRTAQNKEGAYKFMNFLLDAKNNKQNTEFVGYATPNKAARELLPKEIKDDHRFYPTKQEQKRLEVYKDLGQEVLSEYNENFLNFKMSLK is encoded by the coding sequence ATGAAGAGATTTTTACAACTCATTATAGGTGCTTTAGTTGTTGGCATGATATGCCTTGCTGTAAGTCATTGGTTTAAATCTAAAGAGCAAGTTCACACGAACCAAAAGATTTATGTTTACAATTGGGGCGAATACATTGACCCGGATTTAATTAAAAAGTTTGAGAAAGAAACTGGCATTCAAGTCGTTTATGAAACTTTTGATTCAAATGAAGCAATGGAAGCAAAAATTCGCAATGGTGGAACACATTATGATGTTGCTTTCCCTAGTGAATATACAGTACAAAAACTTAAAAGAGATAACCTATTGTTACCGATTAATCATAAAAAGGTACCTAATATTAAAAATTTAGATCCTGATTATATGAACATGTCATTCGATAAAGGTAATAAGTATTCATTACCTTATTTTTTTGGAACTGTAGGAATACTTTATAATAAGGAAAAATATCCAAATGAAACATTTGATAGTTGGAAATCATTGTATAATCCTAAATTTAAAAATCAAATATTATTAGTTGATGGTGCCAGAGAAATTATGGACATGAGTTTAAATAAACTTGGGTATAATCTTAATGACCGTAATTCTCAACATCTTAAAGAAGCAGAAAGAGATTTAACAAAATTATCACCACAAGTAAGAGGTGTTGTTGGTGATGAAATTACTATGATGCTTCAGCAAAATGAAGGTAACATTGCAGTTGTTTGGAGCGGGGTGGCTGCACCTTTAGTACAAGAAGGAGATAAATACAACTACGTTATTCCCAAAGAAGGTTCTAATCTATGGTTTGATAATATGGTGATTCCTAGAACAGCTCAAAATAAAGAAGGAGCATATAAATTTATGAATTTCTTATTAGATGCTAAAAATAATAAGCAAAATACGGAATTTGTAGGTTATGCAACTCCAAACAAAGCGGCACGTGAATTATTACCTAAAGAAATAAAAGATGATCATCGATTTTATCCAACAAAACAAGAACAAAAACGACTTGAAGTATACAAAGATTTAGGACAAGAAGTTCTAAGTGAATACAACGAAAACTTTTTGAATTTCAAAATGTCATTAAAATAA